In one window of Cytophagaceae bacterium ABcell3 DNA:
- a CDS encoding type III polyketide synthase — MSGYITSVGISCPPYRFRQGALAEFMAESAGMNPQEKQRLMALYRTSGIKYRHSVLADFGKQYRFFSQSSEKQCQPDVSDRMKVYRQYAPLLSVQAIKECLHEHENINEKDITHLITVSCTGMYAPGLDIDIVRELGLSFSVQRTSVNFMGCYAAFNGLKLASSIVAANPEANVMVVCVELCTLHYLPGTEEEQMLANALFADGAAAALVQSHADGQPALEIQSSFCDLLPDGSGDMSWEIQNQAFAMRLSAYVPELLRKGVGKLSALMVNKLSCHIKEIGLFAIHPGGKRILEVTEEEFGIDRNDNRYAWEVMRNYGNMSSATILFILHRILQEQQDCSSPQKILAMAFGPGLTLESMVMNFVPNYNSNINHKKGKLHGYIQSKV, encoded by the coding sequence ATGTCAGGATATATAACCTCTGTCGGAATTTCTTGTCCGCCATACCGTTTCCGGCAGGGAGCTTTGGCGGAGTTTATGGCTGAGTCTGCTGGTATGAACCCGCAAGAAAAGCAACGCCTAATGGCCTTATACAGAACATCTGGCATAAAGTACAGGCATAGTGTGCTCGCTGATTTTGGCAAACAGTACCGTTTTTTTTCACAATCATCTGAAAAACAGTGCCAGCCTGACGTATCCGACAGAATGAAGGTATACCGGCAGTATGCACCCCTGCTTAGTGTTCAAGCAATTAAAGAGTGCCTTCATGAACATGAAAACATAAACGAGAAAGATATTACCCATTTAATCACTGTCAGTTGTACTGGCATGTATGCTCCTGGTCTTGATATAGATATTGTTCGTGAACTTGGACTGTCATTTTCGGTACAGCGTACGAGTGTAAATTTTATGGGTTGCTATGCAGCTTTCAATGGATTAAAGCTTGCTAGTTCTATTGTTGCGGCCAATCCTGAGGCTAATGTCATGGTCGTGTGTGTAGAGCTGTGCACGCTTCACTACTTACCCGGGACTGAGGAAGAACAGATGTTGGCTAATGCACTTTTCGCTGATGGTGCTGCCGCGGCTTTGGTACAGTCTCATGCAGATGGACAGCCGGCTTTAGAAATACAAAGTAGTTTTTGCGATCTTTTGCCTGATGGCTCTGGAGATATGTCGTGGGAAATCCAAAACCAAGCATTTGCTATGAGGCTTTCGGCTTATGTGCCAGAATTGTTACGAAAAGGTGTTGGCAAGCTCTCTGCCTTAATGGTCAATAAACTCTCTTGTCATATTAAAGAGATTGGTCTTTTTGCCATCCACCCAGGAGGAAAACGTATTCTTGAAGTGACTGAAGAAGAGTTTGGTATAGATAGAAATGACAATCGTTATGCGTGGGAGGTTATGCGGAATTATGGCAATATGTCTTCTGCAACCATTTTATTTATTTTGCACCGTATTTTGCAAGAGCAGCAAGATTGTTCTTCCCCTCAAAAGATTTTGGCTATGGCCTTTGGTCCTGGCCTCACCTTGGAAAGCATGGTTATGAACTTTGTGCCTAACTATAATAGTAATATAAACCATAAAAAAGGCAAACTACATGGGTATATTCAATCAAAGGTCTGA
- a CDS encoding methyltransferase domain-containing protein yields the protein MGIFNQRSDKKEIMDDLSSSGEVIDQTLKELQKINYWLGGDNVTIRGLKKLLKRVDKLQEVTIADIGCGGGDTLKLVFQWAQKHGLNVKLYGVDANHDIIRYAKANTADMPQIEYICADIFSEEFRQRKFDIIMSTLFCHHFNDKQLVSMLRQLGSQSRLGLLINDLHRHWFAYHSINVLTSVLSRSPMVRHDAGVSVLRAFRKNELSSIIHAAGYKDFSISWKWAFRYEVVVPM from the coding sequence ATGGGTATATTCAATCAAAGGTCTGATAAGAAGGAGATAATGGACGATCTTTCTTCTAGTGGAGAGGTAATTGACCAGACATTAAAAGAACTTCAAAAAATTAATTACTGGTTGGGTGGTGACAATGTGACCATACGAGGCTTAAAGAAACTGTTGAAGAGGGTCGATAAATTGCAGGAGGTTACCATTGCAGATATTGGTTGCGGTGGTGGAGATACCTTAAAACTTGTATTTCAATGGGCGCAAAAGCATGGACTGAACGTGAAGCTTTATGGTGTAGACGCCAACCATGATATTATCCGCTATGCTAAAGCCAATACAGCCGATATGCCACAAATAGAATATATTTGTGCGGATATTTTTTCAGAAGAGTTCCGTCAAAGGAAGTTTGACATCATTATGTCCACACTTTTTTGCCACCATTTTAATGATAAACAATTGGTTTCTATGTTGCGGCAGCTAGGGTCGCAGTCCAGGTTAGGTTTGCTGATCAATGATCTACACCGGCATTGGTTTGCTTATCATTCCATCAACGTACTTACCTCTGTTTTGTCCCGCTCTCCGATGGTCCGGCACGATGCAGGGGTTTCTGTTTTGCGGGCGTTCAGAAAAAACGAGCTAAGCAGCATTATACATGCCGCTGGCTATAAAGATTTTTCCATTAGCTGGAAATGGGCTTTTAGATATGAAGTGGTTGTGCCAATGTAG
- a CDS encoding NUDIX hydrolase: protein MYTYEYPHPAVTVDCVIFGYAGNKLNVLLIKRKGEPYRSHLALPGGYLDLTETCEAAAARELKEETGLETSLTQLHTFSDVHRDPRERTISVTYYGEVSMKEVDIVAGDDAEEVDWFPVYNLPEKIAFDHKKIIEHAAAYLREKTRTGPVGLQLLTEYFRFNDVHKMYEAILNRKLNRILFKNKIDRMGHLLKTEENVTRNPILKFNTELYNKLLEEGYHLTLD from the coding sequence ATGTATACCTACGAATACCCCCACCCTGCAGTAACTGTTGATTGTGTTATTTTTGGTTATGCAGGGAATAAATTAAATGTACTGTTAATAAAAAGAAAAGGAGAGCCATACAGAAGTCACCTGGCGCTTCCTGGAGGATATCTTGACTTAACAGAAACATGCGAAGCTGCCGCAGCCAGAGAACTGAAAGAAGAAACTGGACTGGAAACATCGCTTACCCAACTGCATACTTTTAGTGACGTACACCGCGACCCAAGGGAAAGAACTATTTCTGTAACCTACTATGGTGAGGTCAGTATGAAGGAAGTAGATATTGTTGCAGGCGACGACGCTGAAGAGGTAGACTGGTTTCCGGTATACAACCTACCTGAAAAAATAGCTTTTGACCATAAGAAAATCATTGAACATGCCGCAGCATATTTGAGGGAAAAAACACGAACAGGACCAGTAGGCTTACAACTATTGACAGAATATTTTCGTTTCAATGATGTCCATAAAATGTATGAAGCAATCCTAAACAGAAAGCTTAACAGAATCTTGTTCAAGAACAAAATCGACAGGATGGGACATTTGCTTAAAACTGAGGAAAATGTAACCAGAAATCCTATTCTCAAATTCAATACAGAACTATACAATAAGTTGCTTGAGGAAGGATACCACCTTACACTGGACTAG